A stretch of the Mesorhizobium huakuii genome encodes the following:
- a CDS encoding LysE family translocator: MPDTANHIAFALVCLGMVLTPGPNMIYLISRSLSQGPKAGLISLGGVAVGFLFYVVSAAFGITALLLAVPYAYDALRFAGVLYLLWLAWQAVKPGGRSPFQVRDLPKDRPRKLFAMGLMTNLLNPKVAVLYLSLLPQFISIGKGHVLSQLLVLGATQISISLTVNAIIAVTAGSIATFLAGRPLWLVIQRWMMGGVLTALALKMATDAQR; the protein is encoded by the coding sequence ATGCCCGATACCGCCAATCATATCGCCTTCGCGCTGGTCTGCCTCGGCATGGTGCTGACGCCAGGCCCGAACATGATCTACCTGATCTCGCGTTCGCTGTCGCAAGGGCCGAAGGCCGGACTGATCTCGCTTGGCGGGGTCGCGGTCGGCTTCCTGTTCTATGTGGTGTCGGCGGCGTTCGGCATCACCGCGCTGCTGCTCGCCGTGCCCTATGCCTATGACGCGCTGCGCTTTGCCGGCGTGCTCTATCTCTTGTGGCTTGCCTGGCAGGCCGTGAAGCCTGGCGGACGTTCGCCGTTCCAGGTGCGCGACCTGCCGAAAGACCGGCCGCGCAAGCTGTTCGCCATGGGGCTGATGACCAATCTGCTCAACCCCAAGGTGGCGGTGCTCTATCTGTCGCTGCTGCCGCAATTCATCAGCATCGGCAAAGGCCACGTCCTGTCGCAGCTCTTGGTTCTGGGCGCGACGCAGATCTCAATCAGCCTGACCGTCAATGCCATCATCGCGGTGACGGCCGGCTCGATCGCCACCTTCCTTGCCGGGCGGCCATTGTGGCTGGTCATCCAGCGCTGGATGATGGGAGGCGTGCTGACGGCGCTGGCGCTGAAGATGGCGACCGACGCTCAGCGCTGA